The genomic segment CATAAAACGGAGAATTTTACGATCTATTGATGCAGTCAGATCAATATCGACCGGACCATTTACATGGCTACGAAAGCCCATTTCGGCCTGCACTTCGCTAAAGCGAATACCGGATCGGCCATTTTTCAGTGAATCCAGCACCTCGGCAACATTATTACCCAGGCTTGAAACCACTCCCATACCTGTAACGACTACTCTGCGCATGTTAACTAGATCTCTCTTCTGATGTAAACAATCCCACCTTCAAGTTATGGGCAGTATAAATCTCCTTTCCGTCCACTTCCAGTGTGGCATCGGCTATCCCCATATACAATCTACGTTGAATAACACGCTTGAGATTTACATGGTAGGCGACTGTTTTGACATCTGGTGTCACCTGACCGGAAAACTTCACCTCACCGGCACCCAAAGCCCGGCCATGACCCAGCCCGCCCAGCCAGCCGAGATAAAAACCTATCAACTGCCACATGGCATCCAGACCCAGACAACCCGGCATCACTGGATCTCCTTCGAAATGACAGCCAAAAAACCATAGATCTGGTTTCACATCCAGCTCGGCAACGATATGCCCCTTGCCATTCACACCACCATCCTCACTAATCTCGGTAATACGATCAAACATCAGCATATTCGGTAACGGCAACTGAGCGTTACCTTTACCAAACAACTCACTGTGACCACATGCGATCAATTCATCATAAGTATAGCTGCTTTTTCTGGATGTCATGGGGGGTTTGATTCCTTGGGTATACCATTTTATATGTGGCGCATTATATATTATTAAATAGCTCCTACAATCAATCTCCGATGGGTTTGAACAATTCCGACAGATCATCCGCGGTCAGCTGACCACCTTTGCCACCTGCTTCCTGATAAATCGAATCAGCCAGCGCCTGTTTATTTTTCTGTAGAATGAGTATGCGGTCTTCTATGGTATCTTCAGCTATGAGTTTGTAGACGAAAACTGGTTTGTCCTGGCCAATACGGTGAGCGCGATCGGTAGCCTGGTTTTCGGCGGCCGGATTCCACCAGGGGTCGTAGTGGATGACGGTATCGGCGGCGGTCAGGTTGAGGCCGACACCACCGGCTTTTAGACTGATCAGAAATACCGGCACTTCGCCGCTCTGGAAACGGTCTACCTGTGCATCGCGATTCTGGGTCTGTCCGGTGAGCAGGCAGTAGTCTATCTTTGCTGCCTTTAGCTCATCCTCTATCAGACTCAACATGCGTGTGAACTGAGAAAAAATCAGTATTCGCCTGCCTTCCTCGATCATCTCCGGCACCATGCCCATCAATAGATCCAGCTTGGCGCTCTGTTTGACATTACTGGCCTGTGACAGGGACAAAGTTCGTGGGTCACAACACACCTGACGTAATTTCAGCAGCGCATCAAGGATCATAATATGGCTGCGCGACAGCCCTTTGCTGGTGATTTCCTGCCGTACCTTGGTATCCATCGCAATGCGGATGCTCTCATACAAATCGCGCTGCTGGCCCTGCAGGCTGACGCTTCGAATGATCTCTGTTTTAGCCGGCAGTTCGCTGGCCACATCCTGTTTACGGCGGCGCAGCAGGAAGGGTTTGATACGTTGACGCAGCTGTTCCTGACGCATGCCATCGCCCTGTTTTTCAATGGGGTTACGGAACAGGCTGTTGAACCGAGTCAAACCACCGAGGAAACCCGGCATCAGGAAATGAAACATCGACCACAGCTCGCCGAGGTGATTTTCCAGCGGCGTACCGGTCAGGCACAGGCGATGCCTGGCCCTCAGTGTAAACACGACCTGGGTAGTTTTCGATTTTGGATTCTTAACAAACTGTGACTCATCCAGTACGATCGTATAGAACTCATGCTCCAGCAGTCTTTCTTTATCACGCCTTAGCAGCGGGTAGGTGGTAATCACAATATCATAATCATCAATCAGCTCGAAACGGGCGTGGCGCTCGCTGCCATGCAGTATCAGAACACTTAGATCAGGGGTAAAAAGGCGCGCCTCACGCGCCCAGTTACTGACCAGGGAGGTCGGCACAACGACCAGACTGGGCTGTTGCATGCGCCTGCACTCTTTTTCCAGCAGTAAATGCGCCAGTGTCTGTACCGTTTTACCCAGCCCCATATCGTCAGCCAGGATGCCGTTGAATTCATACTCTCTTAAGAACTGTAGCCAGTTAAGCCCCTGCCGCTGATAATCCCTTAACTCGGTCTGCAGGCCGCATGGAATATCCACCTTCCTGATACCATCAAAATCCCGTAGCTTTTGATTCAACTTCTGCAATATGCTGGCACCGTGCCAGTTTAAATCCGGATTTTCCAGTAGTGCGCTCATCTGCGCGCCCTGATGACGGCTCAGTAACAGGCCGCCATCCTGGTTCAGCGGGTCTCTGTCATAGAGTTCGAGCAGGGTGTCGAAGATGGTCAGCATACGCGCTGAATCGAGCTTTAGCAGGCGGTCGCCTTCTAGCTGGACAAAGTAATCAGGCGACTGCAACAGGCTTTCGCGCAACAGTTCCGGCCGGCTGTGCTGCTGCAGGATTTCCAGCAGCACTGGCAGCAAATTTAGCTGTTGACCCTCACTATCGATATCCACCCCGAGTTTGAGATTAAACCACTTGTCACCGGCATCGACTTCAACATGCGCATGCCATTCGCCGGCCTCTTCAATTGCCAGACCAAAACTGTCATCAAACTCGACCTGCCAACCCAGCCGCTGCAGTTCGGCAACACTGGACTGCATAAATTC from the bacterium BMS3Abin11 genome contains:
- the fabA gene encoding 3-hydroxydecanoyl-[acyl-carrier-protein] dehydratase, producing the protein MTSRKSSYTYDELIACGHSELFGKGNAQLPLPNMLMFDRITEISEDGGVNGKGHIVAELDVKPDLWFFGCHFEGDPVMPGCLGLDAMWQLIGFYLGWLGGLGHGRALGAGEVKFSGQVTPDVKTVAYHVNLKRVIQRRLYMGIADATLEVDGKEIYTAHNLKVGLFTSEERSS
- a CDS encoding ATP-dependent helicase HepA; protein product: MTSPQLLSKLSLERIRPWFDQGSFQRGTDYWKAGHVRRVKATEEGEELAVQSSVSGRRSLVYHQEIEVYEYDGLIEVSGECSCPVSFNCKHVVAVLCDLIDRYAITASSGGVDQPVEEWLALLSETTVLIEQAEGGRKSAQDTIQLKYLINPEPASEADSRFKIRASVFKSRVLKKGGYGKPVKHSFDRIAVGHYFDDFVLPADKLIGSLVGRQVSYVNQSSSRLLEGELAELALQKMLQTGRCYWRDFDADALQMAAERTLQFNWQEEQEGSVLQAQVLPPASHIFRVDRFWYVDTESGQIGCLQYNELDAQQLALLLDAPFIPKKKLEDVSRHLILDIPAIKIPLPVDLDIKQIVVDVQIPTVKLRMMGLDLDELTGLQGQTNAARLSFQYGDIDCTKPATKSRETHMEGNIAYIVSRNAEFEPQAQELLRLQGLRLDGAPGADTMDWFCSARSRAETSLFWYEFMQSSVAELQRLGWQVEFDDSFGLAIEEAGEWHAHVEVDAGDKWFNLKLGVDIDSEGQQLNLLPVLLEILQQHSRPELLRESLLQSPDYFVQLEGDRLLKLDSARMLTIFDTLLELYDRDPLNQDGGLLLSRHQGAQMSALLENPDLNWHGASILQKLNQKLRDFDGIRKVDIPCGLQTELRDYQRQGLNWLQFLREYEFNGILADDMGLGKTVQTLAHLLLEKECRRMQQPSLVVVPTSLVSNWAREARLFTPDLSVLILHGSERHARFELIDDYDIVITTYPLLRRDKERLLEHEFYTIVLDESQFVKNPKSKTTQVVFTLRARHRLCLTGTPLENHLGELWSMFHFLMPGFLGGLTRFNSLFRNPIEKQGDGMRQEQLRQRIKPFLLRRRKQDVASELPAKTEIIRSVSLQGQQRDLYESIRIAMDTKVRQEITSKGLSRSHIMILDALLKLRQVCCDPRTLSLSQASNVKQSAKLDLLMGMVPEMIEEGRRILIFSQFTRMLSLIEDELKAAKIDYCLLTGQTQNRDAQVDRFQSGEVPVFLISLKAGGVGLNLTAADTVIHYDPWWNPAAENQATDRAHRIGQDKPVFVYKLIAEDTIEDRILILQKNKQALADSIYQEAGGKGGQLTADDLSELFKPIGD